The sequence atatatatatatatatatatatataatatatgtatatatatatatatatatatatatatatatatacatatatatatatatatatatacatatatatatatatatatactgtatatatatgtatatatatgtatgtatgtatttatatatgcatatatatatatatatatatatatatatatatatatatatatatatatatatatatatacataatatatatatatatatatatatatatatatatatatatatatatatatatatatatatatatatatatctgtttgtgtgcgtgcttgtgtgtacgtatatttgcatatatttgactttctctctctctctctctctctctctctctctctctctctctctctctctctctctctctctctatgcatatatatatatatatatatatatatatatatatatatatatatatatatatatatatatgtatatatatttatatatacatatatatatacaaatatatatacatatatatatatatatatatatatatatttatatatatacaaatatatatatacatatatatatatatatatatatatatatatatatatatatatatatatatatatatatatatatatatatataaagttcatatatgtatgtatactgtcaCATTGAATCGTAAGAACTTAGTGTTAATGTAGTCGGTATTAATTATAAGTAagtgattccctctctctctctctctctctctctctctctctctctctctctctctgaataacgaAACCATAATGGGAGTTGAAGAGCACACGTGGCTTCGTTCAATCTTATTCTCACCTGGAaggtagaaaataaaaaaggaatggtTATTCATCTTATTCACTCATCCTGACAACGTAATCTTTTTTGTCAACTGCCCCGTGAAGGGACACagagaaaataaaacatatattttgcgTTCACAAACACACATAGCTAGGTAATGTGAAGCAAGTATCCTCAATTAGTTTTCCAAATAACAATTCCATTTTCTGGGTGTTGCatcatattattttccattttatctttttcttcttgtAAAATAGACTTAAATGAGACCTGTATTGTAATACATATCAagtttcataatttcttataataacctctctctctctctctctctctctctctctctctctctctctctctctctctctctctctctctctctctcaacaaagctgGTAAGACAGGCCAGGCTTAAAAGTAACGTGGACTAAGGCGATTGTATCCAAAATATCATTTTCCGTGACATAAAAATCCATTACTGAGATCTTTAGCATCCGGGAAGAATCTAAAGCAAAAAATTAAATCCAAAATTTCTGTTTACAGAAATCGATATCCCGGGAGCCAATTTACGTCATGTTCGCGTCATTCTGACCCatcttttcaagattttattttcgTTGCCAgaaaccagtatttttttttttttccaaaccaatGTTGAAAATTTGTGTACAGCGTATAAAATCTTCCAGAAAGTTGGTAATCTTATGTCAGGCATTTCATTTACATGTCTTTAGACACAAGTCTACAATCGTtgcaggtaagagagagagagagagagagagagagagagagagagagagagagagagagagagagatagagagagagagagagagagagagagagggagagtcctTATTCCTTACTTCTTTTgcttgtatatcacaagataacaAAGGACTTACCATCTACCTGTTGGCaggtatatttacagaatattttcTGTTTGTGTAATGTGCTTAAATATATGTTGTTTGCATAAGCAGCATAAATATGTTAATTCAGAAATAAATGTCATAGCTGGATACATAACGGAAAAGGCAATcaatgtctgttattattattattattattattattattattattattattattattattattattattatcattattattattattattattattattattattattattattattattattattattattaatgagaattGTAGATTATGTGGAATAGTTTAGGACATTTTTGTTTCAGTTTGATCACtagattttttttaattccatatGTATAAGATTCATCTTAAACAGAATGCAACATGATAATTCCGGTGCCCCgcccccaaccaaaaaaaaaaaaaaaaaaaaaatatatataaatgtgtttactttccttttattttcactTATGTTTCTATACTATTAACCATTCCGTTTTATTTATGTGCATCCCGTCTACATACGTCTGTTCTTTTTTCTTCGGACGACAAGCCTTTGATCAGAGTGCATTAAAGGACTTATTGATTCCCTCTTTTAATTTGCTTTTTATCATTCCAATTTAATTTTTAACTCCAGATCTGTCTCAGAGTCTCACTATAAGTGTGCTAATATGGGAAACAAAAGATTTCTCGTTTTTCCCATATTTGTTACACACTGGATCCTTGAGCAACATCGGTTGCGCAGATAAATTTTACACTGACTCTATGCGTTGCAATAATGAACTGAACGTtatataggctatttattataCTGAGTTGGAGATATGCTATATATTGCCCTGCTAAGTTGAACTGTACACAGACATCATCTCTTTCATTTGTACTTTGTACTATGTCTTTATCTGCTGGACATTATACAGAGATAATATTTTGTAACGTTTAGCTGTACAAGGAATTCATGTGTTGTGAAGTCAAGTGGTACACAGACTTTATCGATTACAAAATTAAATCGAACTGATTACAGACTATTTTTCTAACAATGTTGAGTTGTATAGAGATTCTATCAGTTGCAAAATTGAATTGAACACACACTTTGTCTGTTGCAAAGTTCTAATGTATACAGATTTCAACTGTTGCAGTCTTAATTGTACACAAACTTTATCTCTTATAAAGCTTAGATATACACACATTTAGTTGCTTATTTCCTAAAACATGTGTCAAGGAATTTTAAAAATCAGTCATGCTCATTTCACGTTCATTCTTGAATTGATGGAAACTCGGTTGAATAATCAACCCTGCTTCATTGTAAAGCCTGGCAAGGCCAATATAGAGTAAGAGCAAGATGAGTAAAAAACTTCGCCTCATAATagaaagaatgaagaaaatgaGGAAGCTTGATAACTCGAAAACCCAATGGCTGTAGTCCTTCCCAAAACCTATCTACAGCAGCGGAATAAGGACGTTGCTCTTTTGCACATTTTGGAAACGTCAATGTATGTGGTAGTGCACAGTATCAAAATGTAAATGGGTCACCGTTCAGAGAAATTTTCGCtagtaaaattaatttatttactaCTGGTCCACCACATAAATCCCCAAAAAGGGACGTGAATGATTAAGAAATggtaaataatggaaataaatatagTACAACACAAGCTAACTTTTAATTATGatggaataaataaaatgaaaaatggtaacgaaaaatttataattatgtaatacagTGAACATTCCTTTGGTAAAAATTCTTAATGAAATGGTTATCTTAATATAATTCTTTGTCTTGAACTTTATATCTACcttctttatttatttagaaaCTTTGGCACAGTAGACCTCGGATTGAAATGTGTATTTCCCCAACTATTAAAAGGCTCTATGCATCGGACTGTTGATGTCCTCTCTTGAGAAGCTTTATTGTTTGGGTCCTTTGATAATTGTATGACATGAAACATCCTGTTCAGGAACAATACTGTGAGGAGTCAAAGGCGAAATAGCTTCATAAAAGGTTATGTTTTAATaacaccattacagtgtacgagtttGTGTGAGACACGTGCTGTACAACTCAGATCCCGCGCGGGGAGCCGACTACTcgccccatccccccccccccccatagcctTATGCCATGGTAGTAGTACTGTGGTATTCCCAATATTACAAATCATAATACCAATTCGGTCACCAGGTGAATTTCATCAAAATATGCACTGGTATATGGcacatccatatatatttatatatatatatatatatatatatatatatatatatatatatatatatatatatatatatatatatatatatatatataggctatgtatgtatacatatatatatatatatatatatatatatatatatatatatatatatatatatatatatatatatataaatatatacagtacatatatatgtgtatatataatatatatatatatatatatatatatatatatatactgtatataatatatataatataaataaatatatacacacacatatatatgtatatatatctatatatatacatacatatatatatatatatatatatatatatatatatagcctatatatatatatatatatatatatatatatatatatatatatatatatatatatatatatatatatatatatatatatatatatatagatagagagagagagagagagagagagagagagagagagagagagaggagagagagagagagagagagagagatgtgtatatatatatgtgtatatatatatatatatatatatatatatatatatatatatgtatgtatgtatatatatatatacagtatatatatatatatatatatatatatatatatatatatatatatatatatatctgaacataggtttttttattttattacgaaAGGTTCATGGATACATTTTGCACAGCGAGGCAATCTCAAACGAGTAAACCTAATCTTCTGGTGAGAGTTCTTTTTGTACCAAATTCTTTATAAGCAATAAAAgcattgttgctctgtcaataCTCTGAATCTATTAGAAATTTTGTGGAAACCTCCACTGCGGTGGAAAAATACCGTAACCCACACGACTTTAGACAGGTCGCTTACAAGAGAGTCTGATGATCTCGCACAACATTTTATAACAATCATGGAACTCTTAAAAAATCTAACAATCTCCCTGTATAAAACTaacatatttatctacatattttcTGTGCAAGGcttggggcatatatatatatatatatatatatatatatatatatatatatatatatatatatatatatatatatatatatataaacaatctacAGTAAATATTGTGATGCGcaaaatacccaagaatgtatatGACAAATTAATTTTGTTGGTATTGTAATGAATAGTGTTCCTCTGTGTGATAGTACAAGAAGTACTAGGAAAGAAACCCCTGAAGTAATTgagtaaattaaatatttatttcatctatctatctatctatctatctatctatctatctatctatctatctatctatctatatatatatatatatatatatatatatatatatatatatatatgtgtgtgtgtgtgtgtgtgtgtgtgtttatgtatatatacatatatatatatatatatatatatatatatatatatatatatatatatatatatatatatatatatatatatatatatatatatacatatatatattgtgcgaaGTAAATGCGAGTAAAATTTATTCAATCAATAACAATCTTATATACAAGCAGTGGAGAGGAGCAACGTCCCGAAAATTTAAACAATCTGGAATATGCCATGGCAAGACTtgacaggtttttctattatcaatgtgggagagagcaagagataaaaaagcagCAATAGTTATTActttgtatgagcgtgtatgaatcaCTTGCAAATAaggtgccctgctctagagaggaaTGCTGTAGGCGAGTCaacttgcaggagatacacaggttttaggtgatcaatggaggcCCAGTCTTCTTTGACACGAAATTTAATAAAGACAGCCTTTAATGTGTGATGGATCACAAGcaaagggcccgtgtaatgggTTCTCAGCAGCGGCTTGTGCAGTAAGGTTTGTATTGCAATGTGTAAATctttcggtatgtgatgctttgctgggatTTCTTTAGTAAATTTTCCCCTGACGTGACGTAGCCCTTGAAGATTATTGGAGGAGGTTGCTAACTGAAAAGAATTCATCAATGATGACCAACAGGTAACCATACACCATTCCGGGGCCTCCTTAGGAcacagggaagctaagtaaaccagttggagtcattgcagcaagACATCAATaatgttttgagggtgcgatgaaaacgttgaaCCTTTCTATTGGCTGCATGGTTGTAGGTAGGCGTCTGATGTAAGGTGaagcccaggagatttgctagagatatccacaattgagagttgaaagaGGTACCCATGTCAGAATTagcatgctcagggataccaaatcttgctaacCACCtatagagtaaggcagatgtacatgagacggacgttgccGTTTGCATGGAAATGGTTTCAGGCCATTAAGCGGAGTGGTCATTTATAataaccaggtaacagtgcccttgtgatgtgggtaggggaactACTTCGTCAACATGATTGTTGGTTAAACACTCCTAAATCGGTGTGTCAATGTACTtctgaagtttgacatgaagtacaaaTGCGGACgggatccttagcatccttagttatgccgtgccaaatgaacttcatcttcagtggcTGTATAGTAAATCGGtgcgatggatgtgaaaggccatgaatgaaatcaaatatctGTTGTCGCATAGGGCCACGTATCCATGGTTGTGgcctatcagtactgacgtcacagagaagggttgCGTTGGAGTCGTCAAGTGCGACATCTTCCCAacaaagggatgtgcaggatgttctacacgtTTGGTAGTCTGGAGCTTTCGCTTTAGCTTCTGACAAGTCATTTTAATCTAATCCCAGttaaatggcagccaatgtgtttctttacaGCCCATCGGATACGTGATTAGTTTTCCCAGGGATGTGATGAAGGGTcaagttgtattcagccatggcagagatatGTCAGCATTGACAggaggaccaggcattggactTTTTGAGCAAAAGCATGTGTTCCATGCGAATGACGAAAGGAATTCCTTCTAAGAATTGgcaaaagtaacggacagccaaatgcaccgccagtaattcacaGTCGAAGTTAGGGTAGCAGCATTCTGCCCTTGACAGTTTTCTAGTGAAGTAGGCCAATCGGTGGGGTGAGCCATTGAACATCTGCTCGAGCACTGCATCAATAGTAACGCCGCTGTCGATGGTAGAGAAAAGGAAAGGTGTATTTGGCACAAGAAAATTTAGAGCAGCAGCAGTTGGTAAGGCATTCTTTTTGTTGCAGAATGCTGCTTCCTTAAGATGACCacacttcaggttttttggcttgcccttgagggatagGTAGAGGGCGGCAAGAGTGGTAGCGATGGCTGACAGGagatggtgataatagtttatcatgtcctaggattcttgcagtgctttgatgggaAAGTTCTGAGTAGTTGATAACTTCTCAGGGAGGAGGTGGATGCCTTCAGGAGTAATAGTGTTCCTTAACAACAATACTTCGTTGAAGCCAGAGGTatacttgttgtaccagactacaaggccgttctgttgtaggcagttgagaATAATGAGAAGATGATG comes from Palaemon carinicauda isolate YSFRI2023 chromosome 3, ASM3689809v2, whole genome shotgun sequence and encodes:
- the LOC137635864 gene encoding uncharacterized protein; the encoded protein is MINYYHHLLSAIATTLAALYLSLKGKPKNLKCGHLKEAAFCNKKNALPTAAALNFLVPNTPFLFSTIDSGVTIDAVLEQMFNGSPHRLAYFTRKLSRAECCYPNFDCELLAVHLAVRYFCQFLEGIPFVIRMEHMLLLKKSNAWSSCQC